ACGCGGTCGCCAGCGACCCGTACCGGGCTACCTGCTTCCGGATCGGGGGTGACGAGTTCATGTTGCTGCTCACCGGCCCCGGCGCCGTGGAAGCGGCCCCGAGGATAGGGCGTCAGCTGCTCTCGTTGATGGCCGAACCCTTCACCCTGAAGGGCCAGGATCTCTTTACATCCTGCAGCATCGGGATTGCCATCCATCCGAACGATGCGAACGATGCCGATGCCCTCCTCGCGAACGCGGGCGTCGCGATGTCCCACGCGAAGCAGCGAGGCGGCCACCGTTTCGAATACTACGACGAGTCCCTGAACGCCCAATCTCTCGAACGGCTTGGCCTCGAGAGCGACCTGCGACGTGCCCTCGAGCGAGGTGAGATCTCACTGCATTACCAGCCCAAGGTAGGGATCGAGAGCGGTCGCATCGCGGGCGCCGAAGCGCTCATGCGGTGGACTCACCCGGAGCACGGCTTCGTGCCTCCCGATCGCTTCATTGCGATCGCCGAGGAGATCGGCGTCATCAACTCGCTGGGCGAGTGGGCTCTTCGCGAGGCGGCAGGCCAGAGCCGTGCGTGGGCCGACGCCGGGTTCCCGGGGATTCGGATCGCCGTGAACGTCTCCAGTCGACAGTTCCGTCCAGGCACCCTCGTAGAGACGATCCAGGCTGCACTGGAGTCCAGTGGCCTGGACGGAAACTCTCTCGCAATCGAGCTGACCGAGAGCGTGATCATGGAGAAACCGCACGAAACCGCGGACATGTTGTGGAAGATCAAGGAGATGGGAGTCCGCATCTCGATCGACGACTTCGGCACAGGCTACTCGTCTCTCAGCTACCTGAAGCGCTTCCCGATCGACGAGCTGAAGATCGACCGGTCCTTCGTCCAGGGCGTTCCAGAGGACGCGGACGATGCCGCGATCGTCACCGCGATCGTCGCCATGGCCCGGAGCCTCGGGCAGAAGGTCGTCGCCGAAGGTGTCGAAACCGAAGGCCAGCTCGAGTTCCTGCGCTGGCTCGGCTGCGACGAGTACCAGGGCTATCTGTGCAGCAAGCCGCTCCCGCCGGAGAGTTGGAGCGAACTGCTGAAGCTCTGCGGCCCCAGCTGAACCGCGGGCTCGGTTGCCGTGGGCCGGAGCGCCGCGCCGGCGCTCTCGAGCGGAGAGGCGAACGGCCACGGCG
This sequence is a window from bacterium. Protein-coding genes within it:
- a CDS encoding EAL domain-containing protein; its protein translation is MTPLSTEDDQRSWTIMMVDDEPTTVDVIEMFLQGEGYEHFVSVMDSRLALEAIAREHPDVLLLDLMMPNVGGLQILSALREDEALQRIPVIILTSSSEPEVKLQALELGANDFLAKPVDRSELALRVRNTLAAKAYQDRVTYYDALTGLPNRRLFQEGLEPALRRARRDGSNLALLHLGLDRFRQINDTLGQGAGDAILKGVAERMEKSVAFSLEDAVASDPYRATCFRIGGDEFMLLLTGPGAVEAAPRIGRQLLSLMAEPFTLKGQDLFTSCSIGIAIHPNDANDADALLANAGVAMSHAKQRGGHRFEYYDESLNAQSLERLGLESDLRRALERGEISLHYQPKVGIESGRIAGAEALMRWTHPEHGFVPPDRFIAIAEEIGVINSLGEWALREAAGQSRAWADAGFPGIRIAVNVSSRQFRPGTLVETIQAALESSGLDGNSLAIELTESVIMEKPHETADMLWKIKEMGVRISIDDFGTGYSSLSYLKRFPIDELKIDRSFVQGVPEDADDAAIVTAIVAMARSLGQKVVAEGVETEGQLEFLRWLGCDEYQGYLCSKPLPPESWSELLKLCGPS